The Lineus longissimus chromosome 2, tnLinLong1.2, whole genome shotgun sequence genome window below encodes:
- the LOC135483685 gene encoding uncharacterized protein LOC135483685 — protein sequence MVVFYAVLISVSITAFAAATFYFTRRHFLMLSAIPLFIYGVGFYAVPGLMLTMSVVSGSPGPEHLVAYSHQGEAFLGTVALFFFLRKSDDDSVTGWLLSQVAQTSLAQAMALACFHYSQSYKLEHGERPIVLLNTEVNRVLYIGMGLWFLVTVLQFLRKPALQSKSSGLSDNRMTIHRTIVTYSTFLISLFMIANPDMIRTSKHELLMDDVEKFAYQLAGAFFLTQAWAADSSKNFTHLKDQAGVFKAHLVLIFLGCLSQFSHVMTGKIHVLECSPTLAASVFLAMNSFLALHRLDNLQIKSNEKLPDTKKKP from the exons ATGGTCGTATTTTATGCGGTTCTTATCAGCGTTTCAATAACTGCATTCGCTGCTGCAACCTTCTACTTCACCAGGCGTCACTTCTTGATGCTGAGTGCTATTCCATTGTTCATCTATGGAGTGGGATTCTATGCCGTCCCTGGACTGATGCTGACAATGTCTGTG GTGAGCGGTAGTCCAGGACCTGAACATCTTGTCGCCTACAGCCATCAAGGAGAAGCCTTCCTTGGAACAGTCGCACTGTTCTTTTTCTTGAGAAAATCGGACGACGACAGTGTGACGGGGTGGCTTCTCAGCCAAGTAGCACAG ACATCTTTGGCTCAAGCGATGGCGTTGGCTTGTTTCCATTACAGCCAGAGTTATAAGCTCGAACACGGTGAAAGGCCTATTGTCCTTCTCAACACAGAA GTTAACAGGGTCCTCTACATCGGGATGGGGTTATGGTTCCTCGTCACTGTCCTCCAATTCCTGCGCAAGCCGGCGCTTCAGTCCAAGTCTTCCGGTCTTAGTGACAACCGCATGACGATCCATCGGACGATAGTGACTTATTCCACCTTCCTTATTTCGCTATTCATGATCGCCAATCCGGACATGATAAGAACATCG AAACATGAACTGTTGATGGACGACGTGGAGAAATTCGCCTACCAGTTAGCGGGGGCTTTCTTTCTGACCCAAGCCTGGGCAGCGGACAGTTCGAAGAACTTCACACATCTCAAAGATCAAGCCGGTGTCTTCAAGGCGCATCTTGTG TTGATTTTTCTTGGCTGTCTATCTCAATTTTCTCACGTCATGACAGGCAAGATTCATGTACTCGAATGCTCCCCAACTCTCGCAGCCAGTGTCTTTCTGGCGATGAACAGTTTTCTGGCCTTGCATCGTTTGGACAATTTACAGATAAAATCGAATGAAAAATTGCCGGATACAAAAAAGAAACCGTGA
- the LOC135502763 gene encoding neuroligin-4, Y-linked-like isoform X3: MPTDDVIVKTPLGKIRGRRRTDKIDSIDLGATKVEIGIGIDTVDIFLGIPFAEPPLGDRRFSPPKSKTAWGGTRNATVLPPVCPQTVNTTASGDEDCLYLNVYSPFQANDSSASYPVMVYIHGGSYIAGTANDYTGHILARHGVVVVIINYRLGVFGFLTTGDDDLPGNYGIQDQTMALKWTADNIRAFRGNPQQVTIFGNSAGGSSVGIHLLSPPSAGLFHRAIIQSGPITNSLWAHHRTTPAVLRNHAMTIARRSNCTQKSFGDVIQCMRKITWKELLAVEVPRLYGTPERLIPVVDGNVLPGLVDDLLKDANKVHNVPVLIGMTKDECAPLLGYIVAPKLRKDVDLNTGFNDTQFKQSVNYLLSERYSLSNNTYVLDDARFEYTDHERSSTVDIRLSNRYQLVQLCTDVQITAPTIYLAQALRNLNLPVYMYVFDHAANATDIPPYIASRSYHQSELPFVFGGPYFRPTDPHFPAKITYKKHDITFSVVMMQWWTNFAKSGNPTPNGREKDWINWSRYLGNGSEYLFIGPDGWTIYKYYKAHRVAFWNDFVPTLKVKVGESISMNFENERKELQIKLIAVAVNCGLLGSVVVVLSIVVFTNRRRTKWKLKQMNNESTVNLSVRMPEETNSGYSRY; the protein is encoded by the exons CCTCCAAAGTCAAAGACAGCTTGGGGTGGTACCCGCAATGCGACCGTCCTACCACCAGTTTGTCCTCAGACAGTTAATACCACCGCTTCTGGCGATGAGGATTGCCTCTACCTCAACGTATACTCTCCATTCCAA GCAAATGATTCCTCAGCCTCCTACCCTGTCATGGTTTACATCCACGGTGGCTCCTACATCGCAGGGACGGCTAATGATTACACGGGTCACATCTTGGCACGACACGGGGTAGTCGTCGTCATCATTAACTACCGTCTGGGAGTGTTCG GTTTTCTGACCACTGGTGACGATGATCTCCCGGGTAATTACGGGATCCAAGACCAGACAATGGCTCTAAAGTGGACTGCTGACAACATCCGGGCATTTAGAGGCAACCCACAACAGGTTACCATATTTGGTAACAGTGCCGGTGGCTCCAGTGTTGGGATCCATCTTCTCTCTCCTCCATCAGCTG GGTTATTCCATCGTGCCATCATTCAGAGTGGACCAATCACGAACTCTTTATGGGCGCATCACCGTACTACGCCCGCAGTTCTCCGAAACCACGCCATGACGATTGCACGGCGAAGTAACTGCACGCAGAAGTCATTTGGTGATGTCATTCAATGCATGAGGAAGATCACGTGGAAGGAACTACTTGCAGTTGAG GTACCAAGACTGTACGGCACGCCAGAGAGACTGATCCCAGTGGTAGATGGTAATGTCCTACCTGGTCTAGTTGACGACCTTTTAAAGGATGCAAACAAGGTCCATAACGTCCCGGTACTTATAGGGATGACCAAGGACGAATGTGCACCACTGCTTGGATATATCGTGGCGCCAAAGCTCAGGAAGG aTGTGGACCTGAATACAGGTTTCAATGATACTCAGTTCAAGCAGTCGGTCAACTATCTTCTCTCGGAAAGATACAGCCTGTCGAACAATACATATGTCCTGGACGACGCGCGATTTGAGTACACGGACCATGAAAGAAGCTCTACCGTGGATATACGGTTATCTAACCGATATCAACTTGTGCAA TTGTGTACGGATGTCCAAATCACCGCACCCACCATCTATTTGGCCCAAGCACTCAGAAACCTCAATCTGccagtctacatgtatgtattcgaTCACGCAGCCAACGCAACTGATATCCCTCCATACATAGCCAGCAGGAGCTACCACCAGTCAGAACTCCCCTTTGTCTTTGGAGGGCCTTACTTCAGACCGACCGATCCTCATTTTCCCGCGAAGATAACCTACAAAAAGCATGATATTACGTTCAGTGTGGTGATGATGCAATGGTGGACCAACTTCGCCAAGTCAGG GAATCCAACTCCCAATGGGAGGGAAAAAGATTGGATCAATTGGTCGAGATATCTAGGCAATGGGTCAGAATATCTCTTCATCGGACCTGACGGCTGGACCATCTACAAATATTACAAAGCGCATAGAGTGGCTTTTTGGAATGACTTCGTCCCTACCTTAAAAGTAAAAGTGGGGGAATCAATTTcgatgaattttgaaaatgaacgGAAGGAGTTACAGATAAAACTGATAGCAGTAGCTGTCAATTGCGGTCTATTGGGTAGTGTCGTTGTGGTTCTTTCAATAGTGGTGTTTACAAATAGGCGAAGAACCAAGTGGAAACTTAAACAGATGAACAATGAGAGCACGGTGAATCTGTCGGTTAGAATGCCAGAGGAAACGAACAGCGGGTATAGTCGTTATTGA